A single region of the Nocardioides aurantiacus genome encodes:
- the rapZ gene encoding RNase adapter RapZ — MTQPDEQTQQGELVVVTGMTGAGRSTAAKELEDLGYFVVDNLPPELVGDVVRLVDSRQGLSQPVAAVVDVRAGVFFDALREQLADDFPTRRTTLLYLDADDDILVRRQEAARRPHPLQAGGRLLDGIVAERAVMADLRSEADLVIDTTPLNVHQLKARVARDFGTPDTVRLRVTVVSFGFKYGVPVDADLLADMRFIPNPFWVPELRPLTGQDAPVAAYVKERDDAQEFLERYLPVVETVGRGYLREGKRFMTIAIGCTGGKHRSVAMSEEIAARLREQGLEADAVHRDLGRE; from the coding sequence ATGACGCAGCCGGACGAGCAGACGCAGCAGGGCGAGCTGGTGGTCGTCACCGGCATGACCGGAGCGGGCCGCAGCACCGCCGCCAAGGAGCTGGAGGACCTCGGCTACTTCGTCGTCGACAACCTGCCGCCCGAGCTGGTGGGCGACGTGGTGCGTCTCGTCGACTCACGCCAGGGCCTCTCCCAGCCGGTGGCGGCGGTCGTCGACGTGCGGGCCGGGGTGTTCTTCGACGCGCTGCGCGAGCAGCTGGCCGACGACTTCCCCACCCGCCGCACGACGCTGCTCTACCTCGACGCCGACGACGACATCCTGGTCCGGCGGCAGGAGGCGGCCCGACGGCCGCACCCGCTGCAGGCCGGTGGACGGCTGCTCGACGGCATCGTCGCGGAGCGGGCCGTCATGGCCGACCTGCGCAGCGAGGCCGACCTGGTCATCGACACCACCCCGCTCAACGTCCACCAGCTCAAGGCCCGGGTGGCGCGCGACTTCGGCACGCCCGACACCGTGCGGCTCCGGGTGACGGTGGTCAGCTTCGGCTTCAAGTACGGCGTCCCGGTGGACGCCGACCTGCTGGCCGACATGCGCTTCATCCCCAACCCGTTCTGGGTGCCCGAGCTGCGGCCGTTGACCGGCCAGGACGCGCCCGTCGCGGCGTACGTCAAGGAGAGGGACGACGCCCAGGAGTTCCTGGAGCGCTACCTGCCGGTCGTGGAGACCGTGGGACGCGGCTACCTCCGCGAGGGCAAGCGCTTCATGACGATCGCGATCGGGTGCACGGGCGGCAAGCACCGCAGCGTGGCGATGTCGGAGGAGATCGCCGCTCGGCTGCGGGAGCAGGGACTCGAGGCCGACGCCGTCCACCGCGACCTCGGGCGGGAGTGA
- a CDS encoding Rieske (2Fe-2S) protein, with amino-acid sequence MTPQTPTDARSSDEAAAVPAHCPRSASRRALVGGVLGVGVGVPLVAACGSGSSGSDQASDEASGDGGGSTTSSGPITTTSKVPVGGGLIFAGEKVVVTQPTEGEFKAFTAVCTHAQCVVTSVEDDEIDCSCHGSRFSITDGSVVTGPADRPLAELQVSVEGEDISVS; translated from the coding sequence ATGACGCCGCAGACCCCGACCGACGCCCGCAGCTCCGACGAGGCTGCCGCGGTTCCCGCGCACTGCCCCCGCTCCGCGTCGCGGCGTGCCCTGGTCGGGGGTGTCCTCGGTGTCGGCGTCGGGGTGCCGCTGGTCGCCGCCTGCGGCTCCGGCTCGTCGGGCTCCGACCAGGCGTCCGACGAGGCCTCGGGCGACGGGGGCGGCTCCACCACCAGCTCCGGCCCCATCACCACCACCAGCAAGGTGCCGGTCGGCGGCGGCCTGATCTTCGCGGGCGAGAAGGTCGTGGTGACCCAGCCGACCGAGGGCGAGTTCAAGGCCTTCACCGCCGTGTGCACCCACGCGCAGTGCGTGGTCACCTCGGTCGAGGACGACGAGATCGACTGCTCCTGCCACGGGAGCCGGTTCTCGATCACCGACGGCTCGGTGGTCACCGGTCCGGCCGACCGGCCGCTCGCCGAGCTCCAGGTCAGCGTCGAGGGCGAGGACATCAGCGTCAGCTGA
- a CDS encoding MBL fold metallo-hydrolase: MASSIGDSGPYSGDVSPGGPPDTRELAGLVVTKLAVDEKMSNNCYLLRCRATDEQLLVDAAAEPERLLELIGTTGVTRVVTTHQHWDHHRALADVVAATGAVTVAGEPDADAVTEQTGVTVDDRVRHGDTIEVGEARLEVIHLVGHTPGSIALLYDDPQGTPHLWTGDSLFPGGVGNTFGDADAFRTLLDEVTTKVFDRLPDETWFYPGHGSDGTLGDERPHLAEWRERGW; the protein is encoded by the coding sequence ATGGCGAGCAGCATCGGCGACAGCGGTCCCTACTCCGGCGACGTCTCCCCCGGCGGTCCGCCGGACACCCGGGAGCTGGCCGGGCTGGTGGTCACCAAGCTGGCCGTCGACGAGAAGATGTCGAACAACTGCTACCTGCTGCGCTGTCGCGCCACCGACGAGCAGCTGCTCGTCGACGCCGCGGCCGAGCCCGAGCGGCTGCTCGAGCTGATCGGCACCACCGGGGTGACCCGGGTGGTCACCACCCACCAGCACTGGGACCACCACCGGGCGCTGGCCGACGTCGTCGCCGCGACCGGCGCGGTGACCGTGGCCGGCGAGCCCGACGCCGACGCCGTGACCGAGCAGACGGGCGTCACCGTCGACGACCGCGTCCGTCACGGCGACACCATCGAGGTGGGCGAGGCCCGCCTCGAGGTCATCCACCTCGTGGGCCACACGCCGGGCTCGATCGCGCTGCTCTACGACGACCCCCAGGGCACCCCGCACCTGTGGACCGGCGACAGCCTCTTCCCGGGCGGCGTCGGCAACACCTTCGGCGACGCCGACGCGTTCCGCACCCTCCTCGACGAGGTCACCACCAAGGTCTTCGACCGGCTGCCCGACGAGACGTGGTTCTACCCCGGCCACGGCAGCGACGGCACGCTCGGCGACGAGCGGCCCCACCTCGCGGAGTGGCGCGAGCGGGGCTGGTGA
- a CDS encoding glutamine synthetase family protein has product MSPTPDRPVPPPAAAPVDPDALAARLRDRGVHGVQVGWVDNNGIVRSRIVPVTDLAGALHRGVGVTAAFAVFDSHDGITFAHEGLSTPSGDVRLVPDLATADDVVALAGEPGLAWAHGRQVAADGSPWPYCQRSVLRRQVERLADAGFEARAGFEVELFLSREDPDGALVPAHRGPAYSANAVRDVHEFVVRLLADVEGNGLRVGQVHAEYGGAQVELALDARDPLAAADAQVLLRQTVHAAARAHGLRASLAPLPSAEAAGNGWHLHSSLVREGRNALTGDGEHGLSQVGRGYLAGLLRELPGVVAVTAPSTGSLLRRRPHYWAGAYGFWGVENREAALRLGPGSPLLGPEHTNVELKACDASANPYLALAVALAAGLSGVEEGLEPPVPVQEDVGGWDDARRAEAGIHALATTHEEQREHLLASTLVREVLGEDLLGAFVACRDADAAWAADRTPDEVLASLRWIY; this is encoded by the coding sequence ATGAGCCCGACCCCCGACCGTCCCGTCCCACCCCCGGCCGCCGCGCCCGTCGACCCGGACGCCCTCGCGGCGCGGCTGCGCGACCGGGGAGTCCACGGCGTGCAGGTCGGCTGGGTCGACAACAACGGCATCGTCCGCTCCCGGATCGTGCCGGTGACCGACCTGGCCGGCGCCCTCCACCGCGGCGTCGGGGTCACCGCCGCGTTCGCGGTCTTCGACAGCCACGACGGCATCACCTTCGCCCACGAGGGCCTGTCCACGCCGTCGGGCGACGTGCGGCTGGTGCCCGACCTCGCCACGGCCGACGACGTCGTCGCCCTCGCGGGGGAGCCGGGCCTGGCCTGGGCGCACGGACGCCAGGTGGCGGCGGACGGCTCGCCGTGGCCCTACTGCCAGCGCAGCGTGCTGCGCCGCCAGGTCGAGCGGCTCGCCGACGCGGGGTTCGAGGCGCGGGCCGGCTTCGAGGTCGAGCTGTTCCTCTCGAGGGAGGACCCCGACGGTGCCCTGGTGCCGGCCCACCGTGGCCCGGCGTACTCCGCCAACGCGGTGCGTGACGTCCACGAGTTCGTGGTGCGGCTGCTGGCCGACGTCGAGGGCAACGGGCTGCGCGTCGGGCAGGTGCACGCGGAGTACGGCGGCGCCCAGGTCGAGCTCGCGCTCGACGCCCGCGACCCGCTGGCCGCCGCCGACGCCCAGGTGCTCCTGCGCCAGACCGTGCACGCCGCCGCCCGCGCCCACGGCCTGCGCGCCAGCCTGGCGCCGCTGCCGTCGGCCGAGGCGGCCGGCAACGGCTGGCACCTGCACTCCTCGCTTGTGCGCGAGGGGCGCAACGCACTCACCGGCGACGGCGAGCACGGCCTGTCCCAGGTCGGCCGGGGCTACCTCGCGGGCCTGCTGCGCGAGCTGCCCGGCGTGGTGGCCGTGACCGCGCCCAGCACGGGGTCGCTGCTGCGCCGGCGGCCGCACTACTGGGCCGGGGCCTACGGCTTCTGGGGCGTGGAGAACCGCGAGGCGGCGCTGCGGCTGGGGCCCGGCTCGCCGCTGCTCGGACCCGAGCACACCAACGTGGAGCTCAAGGCCTGCGACGCCTCGGCCAACCCCTACCTCGCCCTCGCCGTGGCACTGGCCGCCGGCCTCTCCGGCGTGGAGGAGGGGCTGGAGCCCCCGGTGCCGGTGCAGGAGGACGTCGGCGGCTGGGACGACGCCCGCCGCGCCGAGGCGGGGATCCACGCGCTCGCGACGACCCACGAGGAGCAGCGGGAGCACCTGCTGGCGAGCACGCTCGTGCGCGAGGTGCTGGGCGAGGACCTGCTGGGCGCCTTCGTGGCCTGCCGCGACGCCGACGCCGCCTGGGCCGCCGACCGCACGCCCGACGAGGTGCTGGCGTCGCTGCGATGGATCTACTGA
- a CDS encoding DUF6885 family protein — MDLLRLPGADRVLARHGEVLPQPDQLCGPFAAHVGLHAVLDAVPGTTDLAVAAGTRVWPADVATWRPAGAPLLRTGWDRLPEAPSVDDSGTDAAGVATAVRSLTDVDVVGVPATGLTVTGLAALLVSLLGGAPVGVLANVRTGALDPGAGFDVGHFVVLWGVSADGSLVGVGDTYAELGAAGQPPGCRVVGAESLLAGLAAPPGRGLLLLVDRRDRAALGDLLDGLGVATGEWAT, encoded by the coding sequence ATGGATCTACTGAGGCTGCCCGGGGCCGACCGGGTCCTGGCGCGGCACGGCGAGGTGCTGCCCCAGCCCGACCAGCTCTGCGGCCCGTTCGCGGCCCACGTCGGGCTGCACGCCGTCCTCGACGCGGTGCCGGGGACCACCGACCTCGCCGTCGCCGCCGGCACCCGGGTGTGGCCCGCGGACGTCGCCACCTGGCGGCCCGCCGGCGCCCCGCTGCTGCGCACCGGCTGGGACCGCCTGCCGGAGGCACCGTCGGTGGACGACAGCGGCACCGACGCCGCCGGGGTCGCGACCGCCGTGCGCTCGCTGACCGACGTCGACGTGGTGGGCGTGCCTGCGACGGGGCTGACGGTCACGGGGCTGGCGGCCCTGCTCGTCTCCCTGCTGGGGGGCGCGCCCGTCGGGGTGCTGGCCAACGTGCGGACCGGAGCGCTCGACCCGGGGGCGGGCTTCGACGTCGGCCACTTCGTGGTGCTGTGGGGGGTCTCGGCCGACGGCTCGCTGGTGGGGGTGGGCGACACCTACGCCGAGCTGGGCGCGGCCGGTCAGCCGCCGGGCTGCCGCGTGGTCGGCGCGGAGTCGCTGCTCGCCGGGCTGGCGGCGCCACCGGGACGCGGGCTGCTGCTGCTCGTCGACCGTCGAGACCGGGCCGCGCTCGGCGACCTGCTGGACGGGCTCGGCGTGGCGACGGGGGAGTGGGCGACCTAG
- a CDS encoding universal stress protein, which translates to MAELTYPSVQTVVVGYLPSPEGLAALARAEAWATSAGARLVVVNTGHFGNYNHPHFAPAQELDAIAARLAELGVAHEVEQPTDGGSAAEAILAAAVRHQADVVVIGLRRRTSVGKLITGSTAQEVLFEAPCPVLAVKAD; encoded by the coding sequence GTGGCCGAGCTGACATACCCGAGCGTCCAGACCGTCGTCGTGGGCTACCTGCCCTCCCCGGAGGGCCTCGCGGCCCTCGCCCGGGCGGAGGCGTGGGCGACCTCCGCCGGCGCCCGCCTCGTGGTGGTGAACACCGGCCACTTCGGCAACTACAACCACCCGCACTTCGCGCCGGCGCAGGAGCTGGACGCGATCGCGGCCCGGCTCGCCGAGCTCGGGGTGGCCCACGAGGTGGAGCAGCCCACCGACGGCGGCTCGGCGGCCGAGGCGATCCTGGCCGCCGCGGTGCGCCACCAGGCCGACGTGGTCGTCATCGGCCTGCGTCGGCGTACGTCGGTCGGCAAGCTGATCACCGGCAGCACCGCGCAGGAGGTGCTCTTCGAGGCACCTTGCCCCGTGCTCGCCGTCAAGGCCGACTGA
- the uvrC gene encoding excinuclease ABC subunit UvrC, with protein MAHPSTYRPRAGSIPTQPGVYRFRDKDGRVVYVGKAKSLRARLSSYFQDITALHPRTATMVTTAASVEWTVVATEVEALQLEYSWIKEYDPRFNVKYRDDKSYPWLAITMNEEFPRVMVGRGAKRKGVKYFGPYSHAWAIRETVDLLLRVFPMRSCSNGVFKRSEQIGRPCLLGYIEKCSAPCVGRVDADEHRGIAEDLADFMGGRTDAFVKRVQTQMYAASAEQDYERAARLRDDLGALTKALEKQAVVFGDGTDADVIALAEDPLEVAVQIFHVRAGRIRGQRGWVADRVEDLDTAGLVGEFLLQLYAGEEGDAIPREVLVPALPEDVATFEQLLGETRGSKVRIRVPQRGDKRTLQETVAQNAKQSLMLHKTKRASDLTVRSKALEEIQLALDLPDAPLRIECYDVSNLQGTEVVASMVVFEDGLARKGEYRRFVIRGVDGQNDVASMHEVITRRFRRLLDERIEHGDLAGGEVDPDAGPMLVDPDTGRPRKFAYTPGLVVVDGGPPQVAAAQRALDELGIDDVPLCGLAKRLEEVWVPGEEDPVILPRSSEGLYLLQRIRDEAHRFAISHHRSRRSKTMVESLLDDVPGLGEVRRKTLIKHFGSLKKLRTASVEEIAQVPGIGTRTATAISEAVTASPRTVGVNTATGEIEEG; from the coding sequence GTGGCCCACCCGTCGACCTACCGACCCCGCGCGGGGTCGATCCCCACCCAGCCGGGCGTCTACCGCTTCCGCGACAAGGACGGCCGGGTCGTCTACGTCGGCAAGGCCAAGAGCCTGCGGGCCCGGCTCTCGTCCTACTTCCAGGACATCACCGCCCTCCACCCGCGCACCGCCACGATGGTGACCACGGCGGCCTCGGTGGAGTGGACCGTGGTGGCGACCGAGGTCGAGGCGTTGCAGCTGGAGTACTCCTGGATCAAGGAGTACGACCCCCGCTTCAACGTGAAGTACCGCGACGACAAGTCCTACCCCTGGCTCGCGATCACCATGAACGAGGAGTTCCCCCGGGTCATGGTCGGGCGCGGGGCCAAGCGCAAGGGCGTGAAGTACTTCGGCCCCTACAGCCACGCCTGGGCCATCCGCGAGACCGTCGACCTGCTGCTGCGCGTCTTCCCGATGCGCTCGTGCAGCAACGGCGTCTTCAAGCGCTCGGAGCAGATCGGGCGGCCCTGCCTGCTGGGCTACATCGAGAAGTGCTCCGCGCCGTGCGTGGGCCGGGTCGACGCCGACGAGCACCGCGGCATCGCCGAGGACCTCGCCGACTTCATGGGCGGGCGCACCGACGCCTTCGTCAAGCGCGTCCAGACCCAGATGTACGCCGCCTCGGCCGAGCAGGACTACGAGCGTGCCGCCCGGCTGCGCGACGACCTGGGCGCGCTGACCAAGGCGTTGGAGAAGCAGGCGGTGGTCTTCGGCGACGGCACCGACGCCGACGTCATCGCGCTGGCCGAGGACCCCCTCGAGGTGGCCGTGCAGATCTTCCACGTCCGGGCGGGGCGCATCCGCGGCCAGCGTGGCTGGGTCGCCGACCGGGTCGAGGACCTCGACACCGCCGGTCTCGTGGGCGAGTTCCTGCTCCAGCTCTACGCCGGTGAGGAGGGCGACGCGATCCCGCGCGAGGTGCTGGTCCCGGCGCTGCCCGAGGACGTCGCGACGTTCGAGCAGCTGCTGGGGGAGACCCGCGGCAGCAAGGTGCGGATCCGGGTGCCGCAGCGGGGCGACAAGCGCACCCTGCAGGAGACCGTCGCCCAGAACGCCAAGCAGTCGCTGATGCTCCACAAGACCAAGCGCGCCAGCGACCTGACGGTGCGCAGCAAGGCGCTGGAGGAGATCCAGCTGGCCCTCGACCTGCCGGACGCCCCCCTGCGCATCGAGTGCTACGACGTCTCCAACCTGCAGGGCACCGAGGTGGTGGCCTCGATGGTCGTCTTCGAGGACGGCCTGGCCCGCAAGGGGGAGTACCGCCGCTTCGTGATCCGTGGCGTGGACGGGCAGAACGACGTCGCCTCGATGCACGAGGTGATCACGCGCCGGTTCCGGAGGCTGCTCGACGAGCGGATCGAGCACGGCGACCTCGCCGGCGGCGAGGTGGACCCCGACGCCGGTCCGATGCTCGTCGACCCCGACACCGGGCGACCCCGCAAGTTCGCCTACACGCCCGGGCTGGTGGTCGTCGACGGCGGGCCGCCGCAGGTCGCCGCGGCGCAGCGCGCGCTCGACGAGCTCGGCATCGACGACGTCCCGCTCTGCGGCCTGGCCAAGCGCCTCGAGGAGGTGTGGGTGCCGGGCGAGGAGGACCCCGTGATCCTGCCGCGCTCCAGCGAGGGGCTCTACCTCCTCCAGCGCATCCGTGACGAGGCCCACCGCTTCGCGATCTCCCACCACCGCTCGCGGCGGTCCAAGACCATGGTCGAGAGCCTCCTCGACGACGTGCCGGGGCTGGGCGAGGTCCGTCGCAAGACCCTGATCAAGCACTTCGGGTCGCTGAAGAAGCTGCGCACCGCCTCGGTGGAGGAGATCGCCCAGGTGCCCGGCATCGGCACCCGCACCGCGACCGCCATCAGCGAGGCCGTGACCGCCTCGCCGCGCACCGTCGGGGTCAACACCGCCACCGGCGAGATCGAGGAGGGCTGA
- the uvrA gene encoding excinuclease ABC subunit UvrA produces the protein MADKLVVRGAREHNLKDVSLDLPRDSLIVFTGLSGSGKSSLAFDTIFAEGQRRYVESLSAYARQFLGQMDKPDVDFIEGLSPAVSIDQKSTSKNPRSTVGTITEVYDYLRLLYARAGRPHCPTCHAPIERQTPQQIVDRMMQLDEGTRFQVLAPVIRGRKGEYLELFRSLQSQGFSRARVNGETIQLAEPPALEKQRKHTIEVVIDRLAVKDSSKRRLTDSVETALNLASGLVLFDLVDLADDDPRKELRFSEKMSCPNEHTIETDELEPRSFSFNSPFGACPECHGLGTRMEVDPELVVSDPGATLGEGVIQPWSGAHVADYFTRLMGALGDELGFDLNTPWEKLPAKGRKAILEGHATKVHVRHTNRYGRQRSYFTAFEGVRPYIERRHREAESDTSRDRFEGYMREVPCPACQGTRLKPVVVSVTLGGAIGEGGKSIAEVCALPLNEAATWLGDLELSARERQIAEQVLKEIQERLRFLLDVGLDYLSLDRPSATLSGGEAQRIRLATQIGAGLVGVLYVLDEPSIGLHQRDNKRLIETLVRLKDLGNTLIVVEHDEDTIKVADWVVDIGPGAGEHGGQVVHSGTVQGLLEHRDSETGLYLSGRKSIPVPATRRKPSKTKQLTVHGARENNLKNVDVSFPLGCFVSVTGVSGSGKSTLVNDILYTSLAKQIYNARTVPGRHRKISGVEQVDKVIHVDQSPIGRTPRSNPATYTGVWDHVRKLFASTPEAKMRGYQQGRFSFNVKGGRCEACSGDGTLKIEMNFLPDVYVPCEVCHGARYNRETLEVHYKGKTVADVLDMPIEEAVDFFAAIPAIARHLTTLVEVGLGYVRLGQPATTLSGGEAQRVKLASELQKRSTGSTVYVLDEPTTGLHFEDIRKLLGVLSSLVDKGNTVLVIEHNLDVIKTSDWIIDMGPAGGNRGGQVVVTGTPEQVAEHPDSFTGEYLKPLLAR, from the coding sequence GTGGCTGACAAGCTGGTGGTCCGGGGTGCTCGGGAGCACAACCTCAAGGACGTCTCCCTCGACCTCCCCCGTGACTCGCTGATCGTGTTCACCGGTCTGTCCGGGTCCGGCAAGTCGAGCCTGGCCTTCGACACCATCTTCGCCGAGGGCCAGCGGCGCTACGTCGAGTCGCTCTCGGCGTACGCGCGGCAGTTCCTGGGCCAGATGGACAAGCCCGACGTCGACTTCATCGAGGGCCTGAGCCCGGCGGTCTCGATCGACCAGAAGTCCACGTCCAAGAACCCCCGCTCCACCGTCGGCACGATCACGGAGGTCTACGACTACCTCCGGCTGCTCTACGCCCGCGCCGGTCGGCCGCACTGCCCGACCTGCCACGCCCCGATCGAGCGGCAGACGCCGCAGCAGATCGTCGACCGGATGATGCAGCTCGACGAGGGCACCCGGTTCCAGGTGCTGGCGCCCGTCATCCGCGGCCGCAAGGGGGAGTACCTCGAGCTGTTCCGCAGCCTGCAGTCCCAGGGCTTCAGCCGTGCCCGGGTCAACGGCGAGACGATCCAGCTCGCCGAGCCGCCGGCGCTGGAGAAGCAGCGCAAGCACACCATCGAGGTGGTCATCGACCGCCTGGCGGTCAAGGACTCGAGCAAGCGCCGCCTCACCGACTCGGTCGAGACCGCGCTCAACCTGGCCTCCGGCCTCGTGCTCTTCGACCTCGTCGACCTGGCCGACGACGACCCGCGCAAGGAGCTGCGGTTCTCGGAGAAGATGTCGTGCCCCAACGAGCACACCATCGAGACCGACGAGCTCGAGCCGCGCTCGTTCTCCTTCAACTCCCCGTTCGGTGCCTGCCCCGAGTGCCACGGCCTGGGCACCCGCATGGAGGTCGACCCCGAGCTGGTCGTGAGCGACCCCGGTGCCACCCTCGGCGAGGGCGTCATCCAGCCCTGGTCCGGCGCCCACGTCGCCGACTACTTCACCCGGCTCATGGGAGCGTTGGGCGACGAGCTCGGCTTCGACCTCAACACCCCGTGGGAGAAGCTGCCGGCCAAGGGCCGCAAGGCCATCCTGGAGGGGCACGCGACCAAGGTCCACGTGCGCCACACCAACCGCTACGGCCGCCAGCGTTCCTACTTCACCGCCTTCGAGGGCGTCCGCCCCTACATCGAGCGCCGCCACCGCGAGGCCGAGTCCGACACCAGCCGGGACCGCTTCGAGGGCTACATGCGCGAGGTGCCGTGCCCGGCCTGCCAGGGCACCCGCCTCAAGCCGGTCGTGGTCTCGGTGACCCTGGGCGGTGCCATCGGCGAGGGCGGCAAGAGCATCGCCGAGGTGTGCGCCCTGCCGCTCAACGAGGCGGCCACCTGGCTCGGTGACCTCGAGCTGAGCGCCCGCGAGCGCCAGATCGCCGAGCAGGTGCTCAAGGAGATCCAGGAGCGGCTCCGCTTCCTGCTCGACGTCGGCCTCGACTACCTCTCCCTCGACCGGCCCTCGGCCACACTGTCGGGCGGCGAGGCGCAGCGGATCCGGCTCGCGACCCAGATCGGCGCGGGCCTCGTCGGCGTCCTCTACGTGCTCGACGAGCCCAGCATCGGCCTGCACCAGCGCGACAACAAGCGGCTGATCGAGACGCTGGTCCGGCTCAAGGACCTCGGCAACACCCTCATCGTCGTCGAGCACGACGAGGACACCATCAAGGTGGCCGACTGGGTCGTCGACATCGGTCCCGGTGCCGGCGAGCACGGCGGTCAGGTGGTCCACTCCGGCACGGTCCAGGGGCTGCTGGAGCACCGCGACTCCGAGACCGGGCTCTACCTCTCCGGCCGCAAGTCGATCCCGGTGCCGGCCACGCGCCGCAAGCCCAGCAAGACCAAGCAGCTCACCGTGCACGGCGCGCGCGAGAACAACCTCAAGAACGTCGACGTCAGCTTCCCGCTGGGCTGCTTCGTGTCGGTCACCGGCGTCAGCGGGTCGGGGAAGTCCACGCTGGTCAACGACATCCTCTACACCTCGTTGGCCAAGCAGATCTACAACGCCCGCACCGTGCCCGGACGCCACCGCAAGATCAGCGGCGTCGAGCAGGTCGACAAGGTCATCCACGTCGACCAGTCGCCGATCGGCCGGACGCCGCGCTCCAACCCCGCGACCTACACCGGGGTCTGGGACCACGTGCGCAAGCTCTTCGCCTCCACGCCGGAGGCCAAGATGCGCGGCTACCAGCAGGGCCGGTTCTCGTTCAACGTCAAGGGCGGCCGCTGCGAGGCGTGCTCCGGCGACGGCACGCTGAAGATCGAGATGAACTTCCTGCCCGACGTCTACGTGCCCTGCGAGGTGTGCCACGGCGCGCGCTACAACCGCGAGACGCTCGAGGTGCACTACAAGGGCAAGACGGTCGCCGACGTGCTGGACATGCCGATCGAGGAGGCGGTGGACTTCTTCGCGGCCATCCCGGCGATCGCGCGCCACCTCACCACGCTCGTCGAGGTGGGTCTGGGCTACGTCCGGCTCGGGCAGCCCGCGACCACCCTCTCGGGTGGCGAGGCGCAGCGGGTCAAGCTGGCCAGCGAGCTGCAGAAGCGCTCGACGGGCAGCACCGTCTACGTCCTCGACGAGCCGACCACGGGCCTGCACTTCGAGGACATCCGCAAGCTGCTGGGCGTGCTGTCGAGCCTGGTCGACAAGGGCAACACCGTCTTGGTCATCGAGCACAACCTCGACGTGATCAAGACCTCGGACTGGATCATCGACATGGGTCCGGCGGGCGGCAACCGCGGCGGCCAGGTCGTCGTGACCGGCACGCCCGAGCAGGTCGCCGAGCACCCCGACAGCTTCACCGGCGAGTACCTCAAGCCCCTGCTGGCCCGCTGA
- a CDS encoding gluconeogenesis factor YvcK family protein: MTTAPGSPGAAVGRSVEPAVVALGGGHGLAASLTALRQLTTDLTAVVTVADNGGSSGRLREEFGVLPPGDLRMALAALCGDDRWGRTWARVLQHRFDSEGDMAGHSMGNLLIVTLWELLHDHVDGLDWVAGLLGARGRVLPMALSPLDITAEVRTREPAEVVTVRGQVAVATAPGEVLSVSLVPDDAAACPEALTAIREADWVVLGPGSWFSSVVPHLLVPELCEALCSTRARVVVATNLEPHADETQGYDLADHVDVLARHAPELRVHTVLVDPGAVRDRDRLDRAAAALGARVAAHDVASDTPGVHDARKLAAAYAAVFEAN, encoded by the coding sequence GTGACGACCGCACCCGGGTCACCCGGGGCTGCCGTCGGCCGGTCGGTCGAGCCGGCCGTGGTGGCCCTCGGCGGCGGTCACGGGCTGGCCGCCTCGCTCACGGCGCTGCGCCAGCTCACCACCGACCTCACCGCGGTGGTCACCGTGGCCGACAACGGGGGGTCCTCCGGACGGCTCCGCGAGGAGTTCGGCGTGCTGCCACCAGGCGACCTGCGGATGGCGCTGGCCGCGCTCTGCGGCGACGACCGCTGGGGCCGGACGTGGGCGCGGGTGCTGCAGCACCGCTTCGACTCCGAGGGCGACATGGCCGGCCACTCGATGGGCAACCTGCTCATCGTCACGCTGTGGGAGCTGCTGCACGACCACGTCGACGGGCTCGACTGGGTCGCCGGCCTGCTGGGCGCGCGGGGGAGGGTGCTGCCGATGGCGCTGTCGCCCCTCGACATCACCGCCGAGGTCCGGACCCGCGAGCCGGCGGAGGTCGTGACGGTGCGCGGCCAGGTCGCGGTCGCGACCGCTCCCGGCGAGGTGCTCTCGGTCAGCCTGGTGCCCGACGACGCGGCCGCCTGCCCCGAGGCCCTCACCGCCATCCGGGAGGCCGACTGGGTGGTCCTGGGCCCCGGCTCCTGGTTCTCCAGCGTCGTCCCGCACCTGCTGGTGCCCGAGCTGTGCGAGGCGTTGTGCTCCACCCGGGCCCGCGTGGTGGTGGCGACCAACCTGGAGCCGCACGCCGACGAGACCCAGGGCTACGACCTGGCCGACCACGTCGACGTGCTGGCCCGGCACGCCCCCGAGCTGCGGGTCCACACCGTCCTCGTCGACCCCGGCGCGGTCCGGGACCGCGACCGGCTGGACCGGGCGGCAGCGGCCCTCGGTGCGCGTGTCGCCGCCCACGACGTAGCCTCCGACACGCCGGGTGTCCACGACGCCCGCAAACTGGCCGCCGCGTATGCAGCGGTCTTCGAGGCGAACTAG